One genomic segment of Besnoitia besnoiti strain Bb-Ger1 chromosome VII, whole genome shotgun sequence includes these proteins:
- a CDS encoding hypothetical protein (encoded by transcript BESB_080510), with protein MQRRRHPQARNTAKQRSPRLFRGALASPPLSHAGALPRRAFVGGFGGCFTSQLLRRFALPAALGAPGGAIFVFFAFADAARDDPMRPVPRVLVVGMLLRGERRQRLSLRKGGGGRPAGRGAEHSPRRDLCSLRRRLARLLFPPPLAFFAAPFGPREAASRVGKAGKNGEAAEAFRPPDAAREAAAEPLLLCRGEATSAAGGGEGKGEGEAEEAALRRGEASSRRTTGSLLSALHARGSRRKSDTGGSGSTPNAAAAACSAAAWANAGGAGDWAAQAKGLSDVGSGEAGGARTLRGSRGLAGARNCGGDGAPASGWYAAEKEFV; from the exons ATGCAGCGCCGAAGACATCCACAGGCACGCAACACAGCCAAGCaacgctctccgcggctcttccgcggcgccctcgcatCGCCGCCTCTGAG CCACGCTGGCGCCCTGCCTCGAAGGGCTTTCGTGGGAGGGTTTGGCGGCTGCTTTACCtctcagctgctgcgtcgtttTGCTCTGCCGGCCGCGCTTGGTgcccccggcggcgccatcttcgtttttttcgcgttcgcggacgccgcgcgcgacgatcCCATGCGTCCCGTGCCGCGCGTGTTGGTCGTGGGGATGTTGCTGCGGGGAGAacgacggcagcgcctgtctctgcggaaaggcggaggcggcaggcccgcaggccgcggcgccgaacaCAGTCCCAGGCGCGATCTCTGcagcctgcgtcgtcggctcgcgcgcctcctcttccccccccctctcgccttcttcgcggcgcccttcGGCCCCCGAgaggcggcctctcgcgtcggCAAAGCCGGAAAAAacggagaggcggcagaggccttTCGGCCGCCCGACgcagcccgcgaggcggcggccgagcccctgctgctgtgccgaggcgaggccacgagcgctgccggcggcggcgagggaaaGGGCGAGGGTGAGGCtgaggaagcggcgctgcgccgcggagaggccagcagcaggcggacgactggctctctgctttccgccttgcacgcgcgcgggtcgcggaGAAAGTCAGAcacaggcggcagcggctccacgccgaacgcggcggcggccgcctgcagcgcggcagcaTGGGCGAACGCGGGCGGTGCAGGAGActgggcggcgcaggcaaagGGCCTGAGCGACGTCGGGTCGGGCGAGGCCGGAGGCGCCCGGACGTTgcgcggaagcagaggcctcgcgggcgcgaggaactgcggcggagatggggcgcccgcgtcgggcTGGTACGCCGCAGAAAAGGAATTCGTGTAA
- a CDS encoding hypothetical protein (encoded by transcript BESB_080520) — translation MEGNAIPEPLCRGLASLPPSGKSSKALARPREASSAASAAKDSPLPPLAPLSFCQPRPPRSRPLSALAYHLPASPPQVQTSSGPQSLFSPRRATPCKPDAFVASHSLSVWSLGEASSSPPRLLPSSSLSSRRNDSSRVSCLALASSSPGSSHCCASAPCFPAPASSVFALPPRSSAAAPPPPPRVPSAHQVPALGPSPHQPSPSLFSPPLLGATRVACRARVSAPRASPQDLSTRSASLSSCPAAESPVRQETSTLPPSAQPFHGSPQLRRPMSRGTSHASLSRSHPTGSATLSSSSSFSCRCPSAQAGLRRHAKRLEAVDRNQKERLLHLERRTGVLLAQASHCQTWLRCVESAQKTLALRALRVNLAVPALYEARAEKQTQAQRLAEAVATQRARLERLERKHRDLIAEAESLSRPLNDAHTSADEEGEDAAHGDGEGEEDEELHEERRLVEAEACALQRLQERIRAARADLQLHAEIKRKHFLDQQDTEAKDTLRCDLSRDSPSAQDADRLRSETHRSREKIEQFERVLHRKRKRLAKLSSAVSHLTKIPSRPTPCSSPSGGRLSSSCLACASCTSRGDALSPSSCASLSPSSLPCAPPLVPSPQGRRLAAWPAGAAPRDSASREAKADETLSAFRLSSRGDSLRGCRASLSSPPSAAGSGGRRELRRKSEGEAPSFLLGRRLGEEDELFALEAEITASQQDLPALEALLQERLRLAARATGLRPAEERASLGSLLASSITSFREASLCGRPVRLSSPPAFAPASLSRPWTMPEGQEGINRHPSKTREEEGDAAVAAPSEPGRTHCETQARQEGEADASVPGESGDSSRPLQRPASPVYVHPSKAAAGLTDSCTEGSRAAEDASAEMCFSFASSYSPSWPGVTSEQVERMHSAAEGLCVPAASVGTAPQVVGGCESVACALEANVEEKGLSPSLGRERSFSRTTTASTAATTSGVHVHQAFPVALGAISSPPPFSFCGGHARPADRSLAGEVPLKFSFTQQGDDAERSFEGQTGALSSSPRRATASSVQSSTESLFSLQSPASEPRKEGKKDENGLFSHLARGEVAPDQHFAAAEKSRVGSKAVSGASRLGKGARLKSRLEGPLGTTPEHRLSAAKATAAAPKAAARAERVSLSLRRGGQRDTGGEEKRGTEKEEARGREEREHAVHGPHLERHRTAACLLRAGRKQRPPRFRRPQGGESEGGEKRDTGRAASLEREAQKTPRARETEKREDGGAVSEETRSGRNIESVLPSQTTNPSEETRMPGGGGGTAAAQQRDEHTKREAANGLAGKNELANADAEEAREEEGESHARAAVQQAHGAGDRRCGEAELHACTEADFSTRREGVSTVKEFTAGEKDEEQRLRFVACGAASDRPLPALGGAEAGVSGPCSSEETPGGRSAPEKDGQNGGRPLFKPDREPRETTFRREECGDAEDAETLEEDAAGVHANGKAEEDEAEGGALRERREEEDAREARPAASRRNEAESEPGELEPKREGGSSQRRRGEEDEMESEEREIPSPVVQAAFEVSTDFAFVSEEDRPPLCREAKWAPPAALSPLLLQRQALSSSAATKAEDFPLPIPAGENLDKVAACEALPSASPASFSSLSEVEADGAGRLGDSLSSCHFLLSSSSPSLSSYVSSPSRRASPAFSSPSTPSGANPEFSPSLAATPRAASPVFAPRDSSLPSSLPAFVGSSAASPRASSV, via the exons ATGGAAGGGAACGCCATTCCGGAGCCACTGTGCCGCGGgcttgcctctctccctccgaGCGGAAAGAGCTCGAAGGCACTAGCCCGCCCGCGAGAGGCCTcgtccgctgcctctgctgcgaaAGACAGTCCgttgccgccgctggcgcccctCTCTTTTTGTcagccgcgtcctccgcggtcccgtcctctctctgctctcgccTACCAtcttcctgcgtctcctccgcaggTCCAGACTTCCAGCGGACCTCAGTCTCtgttctctcctcgtcgcgcgacTCCCTGTAAGCCCGACGCGTTCGTGGCATCGCACTCTTTGTCGGTTTGGAGTTTGGGCGaagcgtcttcctctcctccccgtcttctgccgtcgtcttcgctctcgtcacGCCGGAACGATTCTTCCCGCGTCagctgcctcgccctcgcttcttcttcgccaggTTCTTCTCACTGTTGTGCTTCAGCGCCTTGCTTCCCCGCTCCTGCTTCCTCCGTTTTTgcgctccctcctcgctcctcggccgcagctccgccccctccgcctcgcgttcCTTCTGCGCACCAGGTGCCCGCTCTCGGTCCTTCGCCTCATcagccgtcgccctctcttttttctcctcctctgctcggcgcgacgcgagTTGCCTGCAGGGCTCGCGTATCAGCGCCCCGGGCCTCTCCGCAGGATCTCTCGACTCGAAGCGCCTCCCTTTCGTCTTGTCCAGCCGCGGAGTCTCCGGTTCGGCAAGAGACCTCTAcgctgcctccctctgcaCAGCCTTTCCACGGCTCGCCTCAGCTTCGGCGCCCGATGTCTCGCGGCACGTCTCACGCCTCACTGTCGCGGTCTCACCCTACCGGGTCGGCgacgctttcttcttcgtcctcgttttCCTGCCGCTGCCCTTCTGCGCAAgccggcctccgcagacACGCCAAGCGTCTGGAGGCTGTCGACAGAAACCAAAAAGAGAGGCTTCTCCATCTCGAGCGGCGAaccggcgtcctcctcgcgcaggccaGCCACTGCCAAACGTggctgcgctgcgtcgaATCTGCGCAGAAAACTCTC GCCTTGCGCGCCCTTCGAGTGAATCTCGCAGTCCCCGCGCTgtacgaggcgcgcgccgagaagcaAACGCAGgctcagcgcctcgcggaggcggtgGCGACTCAGAGAGCACGACTGGAGCGCCTGGAGAGGAAGCACAGAGACCTCATTGCAGAGGCTGagagcctctcgcgcccgctgaACGACGCTCATACCtcagcagacgaagaaggcgaggacgcggcacacggagacggcgaaggagaggaagatgaagagctccacgaagagaggaggctggttgaggcggaggcgtgcgCGTTGCAGAGACTACAGGAGCGAATacgggccgcgcgcgcagacttGCAGCTCCACGCGGAGATAAAACGAAAGCACTTCCTTGATCAACAAGACACAGAAGCGAAAGACACGCTTCG CTGCGACCTGAGTCGGGattcgccgtcggcgcaggATGCAGATCGCCTGCGGAGCGAGACGCACAGAAGTCGCGAAAAAATAGAACAATTCGAGCGCGTCCTACATAGGAAAAGGAAG CGGCTGGCGAagctctcctctgcagtcTCGCATCTCACGAAGATCCCTTCGCGTCCTACGCCCTGCTCTTCGCCGAGCGGCGggcgtctttcttcctcctgtttggcctgcgcgtcctgcACATCAAGAGGCGACGCTCTATCGCCTTCCtcgtgcgcgtcgctgtcgccatcctctctcccttgcgcgcctccgctcgttCCTTCTCCACAGgggaggcgcctggcggcttggcctgcgggcgcggcgccgcgcgactctgcctcgagggaggcgaaagcAGACGAAACGCTCTCGGCTTTCAGGCTGTCGTCTCGCGGCGACAGCCTAAGAGGCTGCAGAGCTTCACTTTCGTCGCCCCCCTCGGCCGCTGGGAGTGGAGGACGTCGAGAGCTGAGACggaagagcgaaggcgaggcccCCAGCTTCCTCCTGGGGCGGCGCttgggagaagaagacgagctgTTTGCGCTCGAGGCTGAAATCACCGCAAGCCAACAAGACTTGCCTGCGTTGGAGGCATTGCTGCAGGAGCgactccgcctcgcggcgcgcgcgacggggcTACGGCCAGCTGAAGAACGCGCCTCTCTTGGCTCGCTCCTCGCGTCCTCGATTACTTCCTTCCGTGAAgcctcgctctgcggccgccctgTGAGgctctcgtctccgccggccttcGCCCCTGCGTCCCTCTCACGGCCGTGGACTATGCCTGAAGGCCAGGAGGGGATAAACAGACACCCTTCGAAGActcgagaggaagaaggcgacgcggcagtcGCAGCGCCGTCAGAGCCAGGACGCACTCACTGCGAGACACAAGCGAGgcaggagggcgaagcggaCGCCAGCGTCccgggagagagcggagactcGTCTCGCCCGTtgcagaggccggcgagtccagtgtatgtacaccccAGCAAAGCTGCAGCCGGGCTGACGGACAGCTGCACCGAGGGAAGCAGAGCTGCGGAAGATGCGTCGGCGGAAATgtgcttctccttcgcctcttcatATTCGCCTTCGTGGCCTGGAGTGACGAGCGAACAAGTCGAGCGAATGCACAGCGCGGCTGAGGGCCTCTGCGTACCGGCGGCGAGTGTCGGTACCGCTCCTCAGGTGGTGGGGGGCTGTGAGAGCGTCGCGTGTGCGCTGGAAGCAAACGTAGAGGAAAAgggcctctctccttctttgggccgcgagcgcagcttctcgcgaacgacgacggcgtcgaCCGCAGCGACGACGTCTGGGGTGCATGTACACCAAGCCTTCCCAGTGGCGCTGGGCGCGatttcgtcgccgcctcccttctccttctgcggAGGCCACGCGCGTCCAGCAGACCGTTCTCTTGCCGGCGAGGTTCCACTGAAGTTTAGCTTTACTCAAcagggagacgacgcggaaagAAGCTTCGAGGGCCAGACTGGTGCCCTCTCGTCGTCCCCTCGCAGAGCAACGGCGTCTTCTGTTCAAAGCTCCACGGAaagcctcttctcgctgcagagccccgccagcgagccgcgcaaggAGGGAAAGAAAGACGAAAACGGGCTTTTCAGCCATCTGGCCAGAGGGGA GGTGGCGCCAGACCAACatttcgcggctgcggagaagaGTCGCGTGGGGTCTAAAGCTGTGTCAGGTGCGTCGCGTTTGGGCAAGGGGGCAAGGCTGAAGAGCAGACTGGAAGGCCCGCTCGGCACGACTCCGGAGCACAGGCTTTCCGCAGCCAAGgcgactgcagcggcgccgaaggcagcggcgagggccgagcgcgtctcgctgtccctccgccgcggcggccagcgagacaccggaggagaagagaagcgcggcaccgagaaagaagaagctcgcgggcgcgaggagcgTGAACACGCCGTTCACGGGCCTCACCTCGAGAGGCATAGGACtgccgcctgtctccttcgtgcggggcggaagcagcgcccgccgcgcttccgccggcctcaaggcggagaaagcgagggcggtgaaaagagagacaccgGCAGAGCCGCATCGCTGGAGAGGGAGGCTCAGAAAACACCGCGTGCGAGAGAAACCGAAAAAAGGGAAGATGGTGGAGCCGTCTCAGAGGAGACACGGAGCGGGAGGAACATAGAGAGCGTGCTTCCATCACAAACAACCAACCCGAGCGAAGAGACTAGAAtgccaggaggaggcggaggtaCCGCGGCAGCTcagcagagagacgaacACACAAAACGAGAAGCCGCGAACGGCCTCGCAGGAAAGAACGAGCTGGcgaacgcagacgccgaggaagcgagggaagaagagggagagagtcacgcacgcgcagcggtGCAGCAGGCACACGGGGCGGGAGATAGAAGATGTGGCGAGGCAGAGCTTCACGCCTGCACGGAGGCAGATTTCtcaacgaggagagagggggtCTCCACAGTGAAGGAGTTCACGGCTGGCGAGAAGGATGAAGAACAAAGGCTACGATTTGTCGCATgtggcgcagcgagcgaccgGCCGTTGCCAGCCTTGGGCGGAGCTGAGGCGGGCGTCAGCGGTCCATGCAGTTCTGAAGAAACACCTGGCGGCCGAAGCGCCCCAGAAAAAGATGGCCAAAACGGTGGCAGGCCCCTCTTCAAACCAGACAGAGAGCCAAGAGAAACAACGTTCAGAAGAGAGGAatgcggagacgcagaagacgccgagacaCTCGAGGAGGATGCCGCGGGCGTCCACGCGAACGggaaagcagaagaagacgaggcggagggaggggcgctgagagagcgacgggaagaagaggacgcgcgggaggcgcgaccgGCAGCGTCACGCAgaaacgaagcagagagcgagccTGGAGAGCTGGAGCCTAAGCGCGAAGGTGGCAGCagccagcgacgcagaggagaagaagatgaaATGGAgagtgaagagagagagatccCGAGTCCTGTGGTGCAAGCAGCCTTTGAAGTCTCGACAGACTTCGCCTTTGTCTCAGAAGAAGATCGCCCGCCCCTttgcagagaggcgaagtgggccccgccagccgcgctctctcctctgctccTTCAGCGACAGGCcctgtcttcttcggcggcgacgaaggctgAGGACTTTCCGCTGCCGATTCCAGCGGGTGAGAACCTGGACAAAGTCGCGGCTTGCGAGGCCttgccctccgcgtctccggcttcgttttcttctctctctgaagtggaagcggacggcgcgggcCGCCTTGGCGACAGCCTTTCCTCGTGTCACTTTTTGCTCagttcctcgtcgccttctctgtcttcgtatgtgtcttctccctcgcggcgtgcgtcgcctgccttctcttctccgtcgaCACCCTCCGGCGCGAATCCGGAATTTTCTCCCTCGCTTGCAGCCACGCCGCGTGCCGCCAGTCCTgtcttcgcgccgcgcgactcttcgcttccgtcgtcgctgcccgccttcgtcggttcctctgcggcctcgcctcgagCCTCTTCCGTCTAA
- a CDS encoding hypothetical protein (encoded by transcript BESB_080530) — translation MRARASLFSSLGRASSSVADVSRPGTVSSLLSVSFRSQRAQSLQHQASARGFTWGEALSLSPERGSHRSMWSAELSQGGVPPRCRAFPRPAVPAARPAVLPPTQVLQRICVAAPQVAASAAPLGVCLSSSVSRLPPLLGQRGGARPSLRRSFSGGHGGIERTRGARDERDSETRHGRERSFCETTLGDERIPWKEGAECVTLEAVDAEAPRVPAGAQPSAVRTPAPREAEPPRTRRYSLRRQRGSALLHAWKNLHAALRIPDILQEQVSASHAPPSVFQPLPLHSCAVSSALSGDAAECTYTGAAEWSDAEAGEPRGARPARTPSDDSATAEDGELVPARCVEEDRFWSPLFAREEGETPNEGTSSAALSRTLPPLPLHARNMRKYPTFGGAETSLAAAQPDEDALRVALLSPKPGSMILPRLQCAEESLLGKSAVAAASFLEKSKRRAEVKRKTATQDDAKDRGGESEGQEAQRRGAQEETKAERVGRDTEETTARKPQDEKNVRCDAEERKREARGSATVTAGEGDATTRKGEEQQADDAFWMEKQPPERDPREAERRVRTEELRSYLRYFISTLHHLELETLLSLFCQKHLDSLSTEQLQELHALLFFSRARDSNETAPEAPNPPAPPAPGEADAVGEKRLSDLRAEGRYDSCAVPQETRTEGGVVPARKTGSQELTAEDANLARGNQVAGGLGEPRREGEILPETESSHADDAHYAGKRESTPEDQRCSGRRRRRNVSSSHAAPSLDAAHADAETSGVYVGRSLTALSALCEPPVEGVQETSDEAGQQKSDKPRRRRKTHNDFLFSLLNGTAQNMPLALQGNQVLALLLHYIHPDHPLLAQMALQRTGGPLRESGR, via the coding sequence ATGAGAGCGAGggcttctcttttttcctccCTCGGTCGTGCCTCTTCATCTGTCGCGGACGTCTCGAGGCCGGGGACAGTCTCGTCCCTCCTCTCTGTGTCCTTCCGCTCTCAGCGTGCACAAAGCCTCCAGCATCaagcctccgcgcgaggcttcACGTGGGGCGAAGCGCTGTCGCTTTCTCCGGAGAGAGGGTCTCATCGCTCTATGTGGTCTGCTGAGCTCTCGCAGGGCGGCGTGCCTCCGCGGTGTCGCGCGTTTCCACGTCCTGCCGtccctgctgcgcgtccAGCAGTTCTCCCCCCCACTCAGGTGCTGCAGCGGATCTGCGTTGCGGCTCCGCAggtcgctgcctccgctgctcctctcggcgtctgcctctcctcctcggtctctcgccttccgccgcttcttgggcagcggggcggcgcacgcCCTTCGCTGCGTCGTTCCTTTTCTGGAGGCCACGGAGGAATCGAGCGAACCCGGGGagcgcgcgacgagagagacagcgaaacCCGTCACGGCAGAGAGCGATCTTTCTGCGAAACGACTCTAGGTGACGAACGGATTCCGTGGAAGGAGGGAGCGGAATGCGTCACCCTCGAGGCTGTGGAtgcggaagcgccgcgagtgcCGGCCGGCGCACAGCCCTcggctgtacgtacaccagCGCCGAGGGAGGCTGAGCCCCCGAGGACCCGCCGATactcgctgcggcgtcagCGGGGAAGTGCGCTTTTGCACGCGTGGAAAAACCTTcacgctgcgctgcgcatCCCAGACATCCTGCAAGAGCAAGTGTCTGCCTCGCACGCCCCGCCCTCTGTGTTtcagccgctgcctctccatTCTTGCGCCGtctcttccgctctctccggggacgccgcggagtgtacgtacaccggcgccgcagagtggtcagacgcggaggccggtgagccgcgcggcgcccgaccGGCCCGCACCCccagcgacgacagcgcgACGGCTGAGGATGGTGAGTTGGTaccggcgcgctgcgtcgaggAGGATCGCTTCTGGAGTCCGCTTTtcgcgagggaggaaggcgagacgcccaACGAAGGGAcaagctccgcggcgctgagccgcactctgccgccgcttcctctACACGCCAGGAACATGAGAAAGTACCCGACTTTCGGCGGAGCGGAGACGTCCCTCGCGGCAGCTCAGCCAGACGAGGATGctctgcgcgtggcgctctTATCGCCGAAACCGGGGTCGATGATTCTCCCGCGTCTGCAGTGCGCTGAGGAAAGTCTCTTAGGAAAGAGCGCAGTGGCAGCGGCGTCTTTCCTCGAAAAAAGCAAACGGCGAGCCGAAGTCAAGAGAAAAACCGCGACGCAAGACGATGCGAAagaccgcggaggcgagagcgaagggcaagaggcgcagcgaagaggcgcacAGGAGGAAACAAAGGCGGAGAGGGTCGGAAGAGACACGGAGGAGACGACAGCGAGAAAGCCTCAAGACGAAAAGAATGTGCGGTGTGatgcagaagagaggaagcgcgaagcgcgaggcagtGCAACGGTcacggcgggcgagggcgacgcgacgacACGAAAGGGAGAAGAACAGCAAGCGGACGACGCTTTCTGGATGGAAAAGCAGCCTCCGGAACGCGATCCACGTGAAGCTGAGCGGCGTGTACGTACAGAGGAGCTTCGCAGTTATCTCCGCTACTTCATCAGCACGCTGCACCACCTCGAGTTGGAGACCCTTCTTTCTCTGTTTTGCCAAAAACACCTCGATTCCTTGAGTACCGAGCAGCTCCAAGAACTGCACGCGCtgttgtttttctctcgcgcgcgagactccAACGAAACCGCCCCCGAAGCCCCGAatccgcccgcgccgccggcccctGGAGAGGCCGATGCAGTCGGCGAGAAGAGACTCAGCGACCTCAGAGCCGAGGGGCGATACGATTCGTGCGCCGtgccgcaggagacgcgcaccGAAGGAGGAGTGGTACCTGCGCGCAAGACAGGATCTCAAGAATTGAcagcagaggacgcgaatctcgctcgcggcaatcaggtcgcgggcggcctcggggAGCCACGTCGTGAAGGCGAGATTCTGCCAGAGACCGAGTCCTCGCACGCAGATGACGCCCACTACGCtggaaagagagagagcacGCCGGAAGATCAGCGTTGCTctggaagaaggagacggagaaatgtttcttcttctcacgcggctccttcgctggacgcggcgcacgcagacgcggagacgtcTGGCGTGTACGTGGGGAGAAGCCTCACGGCGTTGTCCGCTCTCTGTGAACCCCCCGTCGAGGGCGTTCAGGAGACAAGCGACGAAGCAGGGCAACAGAAGAGTGACAAGCCTaggcggagacgcaagaCGCACAACGACTTTCTGTTCTCGCTGCTCAACGGGACGGCCCAAAACATGCCACTCGCCCTGCAGGGCAATCAAGTTCTTGCGCTCCTCCTCCATTACATCCACCCCGACCATCCGCTCCTGGCTCAAATGGCGCTCCAACGCACAGGCGGCCCCCTCCGCGAAAGCGGGCGCTGA